The genomic window TTGGAGCCGTGAATCCCCGCAATTCCAATGAGGAGCTTAAAAGGGAGGGGAAGTGCGCCGACAACATACTCGTACACACCTACCACCAGCTTTGCATCCACATAATTCGGATCAAGCTGCAGTACACGGACGTGGTCACTGCGTGCCGAAAGGGCCAGATGCAGGGCCGGGCCGAAGCTGCGCTCCACCATGGCAATGTAGGTTGCCTCCAGACTCTTTGCCCACCCTCGCGCAAAGAGGGCATTGACGTCGTTCTGGTTGGATTGAAGCTGGATGTCTGCCTGTCTCACAGCTTTGTCTGCCAAAGATTTAATCTGGTCGCGCACCTGCGGGTCTTCCACCACCGTGTGGCGTCCGGTCAGGAAGCCATCGTTGGCATAAAAAGTTGTGTCCAGAAGGTCAAGCCGGAAGAGCTCCTTAAAGAGGGTCGCGTAGAGCAGGTAATCCGTAGTGAGAGGACTCGTGGGGTGCTCGCCCTGAATGGTTTCAAAGCGGGAGATGGCCCCGTTGTAATCCATGATGTAGAAACGGTCAAAGGCCTCGCGGACTTTGGTGTCGCGGTTCAAGGGGTCGGTGTCCACGGTATCTGCATGGACCAAGATGGCTCCGCCCAACAGAAGGGAGCTGGCCACGACTCTCCAGGCCGATCGGATACGCAGAAGCATCATTCGTTCTGTCAATCTTAGACGAAAGCAGGCAAGTATTTGGACGACACAAAAAGGGCGCTTTCCTGAGGATCTTCCCGTCTTCTGCTTTTCTGCCGGACAAGCGGAAGACGGGATTCCCACTCGCACTTACTTTGCGTGGACCGGTAGTGGCATCTGATCAAGAGAAAGAAATTGACTGCTTTCAGGATGGAACGCCTCAACGATGCCATGGGGAATGTCATAGGTCCATCCGTGGAGCAGAAGTTGTCCGCTGGCCAGGGCCGCAGCTACCGAAGGATGTGTGCGGGCATGCTCCATCTGGCGGACCACATTTGCCCGGATCAATGTCTGAAGGCGCTGGTCGTACGAAGCCTCGGGACCAAGCGTTTTTTCTATGGTCTCCAGAGCAGGCCGGGAAAAACGCAGCCACGAGGCGGCATTGGGCAGGCTGTCGAGGCTGCGGTGATTGAGCAGGCCTTTCATGGCCCCGCAGTCGGAATGCCCACAGATGATAAAGTGCCTTACTTTCAGCACACTGACGGCATACTCGATGGTGGCGGAAACACCTCCCGGCATTTCTCCGTAAGGAGGCACAATGTTGCCCACGTCGCGGCAGTGGAAGAGGTCTCCGGGGCCCGTTTGCAAGACCAGGTCCGGGACAATGCGCGAATCTGAGCAGGTCAGAAAAAGCGCTTGAGGGTTCTGCGATTGCGCCAGCTGCTGGAACAGGTCCTGCTTTTCAGGGTAGACTTCGGAACGAAATTTCTTATATCCCGCAATTAATTTTTCCATGGCAGTTCTATCTTAATGAATCTCGGCAAAGGATGTATTTGTTTGGCCTTCCCTCTTCGGGATGCTCGCCCCGTATAATCATGATTTGACTGCGACAACTCCCAGTAAAACTTCTTCTTCCAAAGCGGCGGCAGTTGCTGTTGCCTCAGGAATTCTATTCAGCCGCGTGATTGGTCTGGTCCGGGAGCGCGTCTTTGCGCATTATTTTGGTACTTCCGCTGCGGCAGATGCCTTTCGCGCCGCCTTCCGCATCCCCAATTTTCTGCAGAACCTCTTCGGCGAAGGCGTGCTCTCGGCATCGTTCATCCCGGTATATGCCCGTCTGCGTGCGGAGGGACGTCATGAGGAAGCTTCCCGGCTGGCTGAGGCCATCTTCGCCCTGCTTTTTCTGGTGACGTCTGTATTGGTCGGGGCCGGAATCTTTGCCGCTCCCTGGCTGATTGATGCCATTGCTCCCGGATTTCATGGAGAAACCCGTCTATTGACCATCCGGCTGGTACAGTTGCTCTTTCCCGGGGCTGCCCTGCTGGTTTTTTCTGCCTGGTGCCTGGGGATCCTGAACAGCCACCGGAAATTCTTCCTCTCCTATGCGGCCCCGGTGGTGTGGAATTTGGCCATCATCGCTGTTCTTGTCTGGAAGGGTGGGAATCAGACCGAATCCAGACTGGCGGTGACTGCGGCCATTGGATCGGTAGTGGGCAGCGGATTGCAGTTTTTGATCCAGCTCCCAAGGGTGATGCGGTTTTTATGGCCCCTCCGGGCGCATTTACAGCTCGGTTCTGAACAGGTACGGGCTGTGACGCGGAGCTTTACGCCGGTGTTTTTCAGCCGCGGCGTGGTACAGATCAGCGCTTATGTTGACTCGCTGCTGGCCAGCTTTCTTCCTCAGGGCGCTGTGGCCGTTTTGAGCTATGCACAGACCCTCAGTCTTCTGCCGGTCAGCCTTTTTGGAATGGCAGTTTCTGCGGCGGAACTGCCAGCCATGTCGAGCGAGCTGGGCACCGAGGAGGAAGTTGCTTCTGCGCTGCGTAAGCGTCTGGCCGCCGGACTGCAGAATATTTCTTTTTTTGTTGTGCCTTCGGCCGTTGCGTTTCTGGCGCTGGGCGACATGATTGTCTCCATCATCTACCGTTCCGGAAGGTTCCACGGCAGTGATGTAACCGTCGTCTGGAGGGTGCTTGCCGGCTCGGCAGTTGGTCTACTGGCCTCCACTTCTGGAAGACTCTATTCATCGGCCTTTTACGCCTTGCGTAATACCAGGACCCCGCTGTATTTTGCGCTCATCCGCGTAGCATTGACGGTTGCTCTGGGCTATTGTTGCGCCCTTCCTCTGCCCCGGATGCTGGGAATCGACCGCCTATGGGGCGTGGCCGGGCTTACATTTTCAGCCGGGATTGCAGGCTGGGTGGAATTTATGCTGCTGCGGCATGCTTTGCACCGCCGGATTGGAACGGCCCCGTTCTCCGGGGTACGGCTGGCAAAGCTCTGGATGGCTGCAGCGTTGGCGGCGGCCATTGCTTACGGCGTCAAGCAGATTTTTTCCGCACAGCGGACGTTGGTTCTGGCTGCTGGGGTTCTGGTGGTCTATGCGCTGTGCTATCTCACACTGACAATGATGCTGGGGGTGGCTCTTCCGACGAGGCTGAAGCGGCTCCTGCGGCGGGAATAAACTTCATGTTTCCCGCCGTAAGAAGATGTTCAGAGGGTCAACGTAGCAGGTCTTCCAGCATAAGGCTAAGTTCTGTCTTTTCGTCACGATATTTGACGATTACCGGAGTGTAGATGCTGAGTCCCCAGTCACGTCCTTTGCCTTTCGTGACCGCACGCGCGCCCGGTACCACTACGGCATTTTCGGGAATGATCAGTGGAGTTTCGCCAGATGCCCGCAGGATCGTTTCATTCACGATGTCATAGACGGGGGTGCCGCGGGTCAGCACTGTTCCGGCGGCAAGCACGGCTCCTCTGCGCACGATCGTGCCTTCATAGACTCCGCAATTTCCCCCGATCAGTACATCGTCTTCCAGAATCACAGGGCTCGCGTTTACCGGCTCCAGTACGCCACCAATTTGTGCGGCAGCACTCAAGTGGACGCGTTTGCCGATCTGCGCGCAGCTTCCTACCAGAGCATGAGAGTCCACCATGGCTCCTTCGTCGACATAGGCACCCACATTGATATACATCGGAGGCATGCAAACGACGGATTTTGCCAGATATGCGCCGGAGCGGACCGATGACCCCCCGGGGACGATGCGAATACCGTCTTCCGGAGTGAATCTACGCACTGGATACGTGTGTTTGTCGACAAACGAAAGGTCTTCTCCAGAGGCAACCAGTTTTCCGAGTCGGAAACCCAGCAGGATGCCCCGCTTCACCCAGGCATTGACCCGCCAGCCTGTAGGAGCAGCAGGGTCCGGTTCGGCAGAACGCAGCGTGCCGTTTTCCAGGCAGTCGCACAGTTGTTGAAATGCCGCCATGGCCGCCGAATTGCCCACAGCCGCAGCGCCAGCAGCAAAATACTCTTCAATACTTTTCTGTAGATCGTTGGTCTGCATCACAAAACCGAGTCTATCAATTTTGCCGCCTACCACTCGTCAGCATACTGAAGCCAGCGCAGACACTCCGCAGAACAAGGGATGCGCAGATATTGCCTTTTAGATTCGCTGTAACAAGACAGCCCGGTCTGAGCTGAGGAAAAATGGGTAAGCAGAATAATTTCAGGAAAAGAAGTGCCCGTTTGCACACGGCTGACGAAACCCCAGCCGCCTCCAGCACTGGTGCCGAGTTCTTTTTGCCATGGCACCATGGATGTGGCCCCAGATGGCCCCAGACGGACAATCCAGACGGGGCAATTGTTATTTTCACCGCACATCGTATTGGATTGATAGCTAATGAGCAGGAGCTGGCCTTGAAGCGCCGGACTTTTGACGGCCTGAAATTGCAGTCGATCAGAAACATATTGCCGGTAGGCGGATTTGCTCCTCTCCGTACTGGCCAGATCAATTTCCGACAACTCCGCAATATCATCGTCCAGCGCGCGGAGTATTTTCTTCTGCTGCTCTTTAGGAAGAGAGGAAAGCGGAGCAGAGTTTTTAAACGAATGAATCCTTGCGGCGCAGGAAGAAGGGCCGGAAGCACCCTTGGAGGCTGGTACAAGACCCAGCAACAGCAGGAAAACAACTACCGGGCTGGCAGGTAAGCGCATGCTAGGGGATGGCCTTGATCAGCAGACCTGCTTCACTGGCCACCTTTTCCAGCCTAGATCGGGTAGCAGGTGTGACTGGAATAATAGGCAGCCGGCAATGTTCCTCGATGCGGCCCATCATGGCAAGGATGGCCTTCACCGGAGCAGGATTCGTCTCCCAGAAATTGGCCTGCATCAGGCGATAGTAGGTGCGATTGATGCGGCGCGCTGTGTCCCAGTCACCTTGAAGCGCTGCCTGGACCATCTGCGCCATTTCGCCAGGAATTTCATGAGAAGCAACCGAAACAAGGCCGGCCCCGCCGACTGCGATGACACCGAGGGCCATGTTATCGTCTCCGGCATATACGTGAAAGTGCTGCGGCGTTTGCGTAAGCAGTTCAGTGATCTGAGGCAGATTGCCACTGGATTCTTTGATGCCCACAATGTTCGGAGCATTTTCAATCAGACGCAGAACAGTGGCCGGTTCGAGGTTGGTGCCGGTGCGTCCGGGAATGTTGTAGAGAATGACGGGGAGGGACACGGCATCTGCGATGGCCTTGAAGTGCTGATACTGACCCTCCTGGCCAGGTTTGTTGTAATAAGGGTTTGCCACCAGAATTGCAGAGACGCCAGGGATCTGTGCTGCTGCCTGTGCTTTGCGCACAGCCTCCCGGGTTGCGTTGTGTGTGCATCCTGCCCAGACGGGAACACGGCCCGCCGCCGCATCCGTCACAATATGAATGACCCGCAGCCATTCGCCTTCATCAAGCGTGGGAGTCTCTGCCGTTGTTCCACAGGCCACCAGCCAGTTGATTCCGCTTTCGATTTGCCAGGCGGCAAGTGCTCGCAGTGCCGGTTCGTCAATGGCGCCATCGGCGCGAAACGGAGTCACCAGTGCGGTGCCGCAACCTTTTAAGTCCATCAATCATGAGTTTACACGGGAATGAGATGGGGGATTTTGTGACTTTTACAGTACTCAAAGTCTGGGCGATACCTTGAGAGTATCGCCCATAGTCCTGCGAAGAGAATAACTTCAGAACTGATAACGCAGACTGAACTGCAACTGACGATCGGAGGCATATGTGCTGCCTTTTGTCGTCACCTTTCCAAAGGTACTGCTGGTCGGATTTGTGTCTGGATTGCTTAGGTTGGGATGGTTCGTGAAGTTAAATGCTTCCGCCCGGAAGATGAGCTGATTATTTTCATGAGAAGGAATTACAGGGAATGCTTTCTGCATGGCTATATTCCAGCTCTGGAAACCGGGGCCGTAGATCTGGTTGCGGGTCTCACGGGGAGCAAACGTGCCCGCCGCGGGTTTTTGGAAGATCTGCTTGTTGAACCAATAAGCATTTCTGGAATTATTCGGGGAACTCTGTTTTAGCATCTGTACCGGGCCCGTTCTTACCCAAAGCTGATTGCCAGAGCCCGGACCGACGCCAGCAAAATCGTCTCCCGTGGATACCGATAAGGGAGATCCGCTTTGGAACTGCGATGTTCCGGAAATCTGCCACCTTCCAAACACATTTCGGATGGCCCAGCTAGAAGAGCTGTTGGCAAACGGGATGTTCCAAACATAATTGATGACAACGATGTTCCGGGTGTCATAATCGCTGGGTCCCCAGAATTCCATTGGATCGTAGTAGTTGGGAATATTGTTCCCCGCGTCGGATGTGGAATCCATACTTTTCGACCAGGTATAAGCGATGCCAAACATGAGGCCGTGGGTCACGCGCCGCCGCAGGTCCGCCTGCAAAGCGTGATAGATGGATTTGCCATCATTGGTCTGCTGCTGGATGACCGAATACCCCTGATAGGTACGAAGGACATCCGGCTTGCTGACTGGAGTTCTGATGAGAGTCCCGGGCAGCAGCTGGTTGATGTTTTCCAGGTGCTGAAGGTGAAGACCGCGCCGTCCTACGTATCCAAGCGTGAAGACACCGACTTCAGAAAATTCATGCTCTGCTGTGAGGGTCCACGACCATGCTTCCGGAGAGGGGAAGTGATAGGCGTAGGAAGTCATATTGATGGGATAGTTATTGGTTCCAATGCCGCCGGGATTGTCTACGGAACCAAAGCTGACGGTACCAGAGGGCTGGAACGGTGGATTGCCGCCGAGGTGCACGGTATCGCTTACGCCCAGGCGATCAAAGTAGCGGCCGCCGCCTGCACGGAGTACCGTTCTTGGATCCAAAGAATAGGTGATACCAACGCGCGGCTGGATGTTGGTCCAGACGACGGGGTTATAGCCCCGGTCAAATCCGTGGAAGAGTGTTTTGTAATAGCTGTTATTCAAAATGTTGTCTGGAACGTGGCCCTTGGCCGAGTCAGGAAATCCGCTCCCCGGAATCACAATGCCATCCATCAGATTTGATCCGGAAACAAAACCGGTTGTGGGATTGACTGTGGGTGCTGTAGCCGGGTCGTAAACGGCCGGGGAAAAGAATGTCTGGTTTCCCCACTTCGCATAGTAAGGAAGCATGATGCTATGCCGGACACCGTATTCAATCACCAGATTGGGCGTGGCGCGCCAAGTGTCCTGAGCAAAATACTCGTACATATTGCTCAGATAAATTGTGTAAGAACGAATACCGATTTCGCCATAAGTATCAAACAAGCCAAGGGCAGCGTTGGCGACCGCAGCCTTTGAGGTGGGAGCGCCACCATGCGTATCCGTAAAACGGAACAGACCATTTTGGTTGTTGGTCGCTCCGGGCGTAGTTGAGCTGACGTTAATCTGGTCAAAGTCATTCTGGCTTTCACGTTCATAAAGAAACCCAAACTTCCACGTATGTTTGCCAATGACCTTCGTCAGACTGTCTCCGAAGTCCCAGACCACCCCGCCTGAATGGGACGGATAAGGGCCGCCGTCGAGCGTATCGAAGTTTGCAATGTTAATGGTAGGAATTTTGTTTGGAATTTCCTTGTCTGCTGCTGGGAAGAGATAGGGGTAATTGATGCCGTACTTTGTGCGATCGTACAGTCCCTTGGAAAGGTCATAGCCGATCCGCACGTGGTCTGCACTGCCGGAAACATACGCATCATTCACTGTGGAGGGGTTTATTGTCCATGTGTAGTGGACGACGGCAACCTGGTTTGGCCGGTGCCAGACCTGCGGTGTGCGATTAAAGTTGCCATAGTGAGGAGAAACGCTGTCATAGTTATAGTTCAGTAGCGAAAACCGCAGGTGATGGTTGTCGGCAGGAACATAATCTACAACCAGCGTGTCTTTGCGCTGATCTTCAGGATAAATGGCAGCGTCAATCCAGTTATAGCTAGGATTGCTCACATTGGGTGCCGGATAAGCATTCAGAAGGCCCAGGCCGTTGCTGCTCCGTTCATTTGCAGGAATGAGGTTGTTTGGATAATTCGCGCCTGTATTCGGGTCAACAAGCTGAATGGATTTTCCATAAAAAATATTACTGGGATTCAGGAGTTCGCTGAAATCGCCCTGTCGCATCAGTAGCGTCGGTACTTTACGAGTGACGGTGTCGTCATGGCGATATCGCAAATACTCCTGACCAGCCAAAAAGAAAAGTTTTCTACGGCCCTCATTGAAATGAAGTCCAGGAATGTAAACGGGCCCGCTAAAGTTCCAACCGAACTGATTGAAACGAAAAGCGGAGGGGTGGTTGCGGATGTTCTCCGGGTTCGAGGGAAGCTTGCGGACCCAGGTATTTGCATTAAAAAACGAGTTGCGCAGATATTCAAAAAGTGAACCATGAAACTCGCTGGTACCGCTTCGCGGAACAATGCGGATGAGCCCTCCGGACGCCCGGCCGTATTCAGCGGGATATGCGGCGGTGAGAATCTGCATTTCTGACGTGGAATCCACATCAGCTACGCCGACACTGGTCCCATTGCCGCGACTGCGTACCATGGGCGCTCCGTCCCATATCTGACCGTTCTCACGATAATTTGAGCCATTGATATTGAATGGGTTGTCCAATCCAAAACCAAAAGCTGAAATTGAGTTGCCACGGCGTACACCAGGCTCAAGTTGTGCCAGATAGATCGGGTTGCGTCCGTTGAGTTGGATGGCCTGCACCTGTTGTCTGGTGACTAGCTGGCCTACCGCAGCAGTTTCTGTCTGGACCACATTCGCATTTGCAACCACATTGACCGTGGTAGAGGAACTGCCAATCTTCAGGGCCGCATCCACGCGAAGCCCAATGCTGGGGTCGAGATGGGTATGTTCCTGAACGAAGGTTTGAAAACCCTGGGCCTCGATGTGGATGGTATAGTTCCCCGGTGGCAAGTTAGAAGCTGTGTAAAAACCAGCATCATTGGATATCGCGGTCCGGGACTCTGATGTGGCTTCGTTCCTTATCGTGATGGTTGCATGCGGAACAACGGCCCCTGCTGAATCGGTGATTGTTCCGGAAATGGATGATGAATCAGACTGCGCCAGCATCATTGGAGTCAATCCAAAGAATGCGAGGGCAAGCAGCGTCAGGCGAGTCCGCCAGCGGACAGGCATCGTGGTCCTCCTCGTGGAAAATAAAATCCGGCCATCTTTCGGCCAACATGGAAACGCTACCCTTTTGCCTTTTGCAGGTCTGGAATCGTTTCCAATTTTCCGCCGCAATGTAATGGCTGGCGAAGACAATTGTCAAGAGGTACAGGAAAAAGAAGGCTAAGCCTATGTAAATCTTTCACAAATTTTTCTTTGCCAAAATGCCGTGCTTCTTCCTGAAGAGGCGGGAAACGAAGAATTCCTGATTGCGCTGTAGACGCGAATGCCGTACTCTCATCAACAAAATGAAGATACTTTCTCCTACAGAAGCGGTTGGCCCGGCATTCCGGCGCACCCGCGAAGTAATGGCAAGCCCGTTCCACCTTGGTTTTTTTCTCAAAATTGCCGTTGTCGCGGCTTTAACGCAGCCCGCATTTTATTCCGTTATGGTCTCGTATCCATTGCAGGCTGTGCAGGTTGTCGCTGGCAGTATGGCTGCAAGACACCCGCTCAGGAGCGGTTTTAACGCAGCGTGGCAGCCAGGTATGAGTACGGTTACTGGCGTTGTCCTCCTTGCGGTCCTGCTCCTGCTGGGCCTCTTTTTCTGGGCCGCAGTGGTCTATCTTTTCTGCCGTTTACGCTTTACGCTGTTTGACCTGATTGTTTACAAGCAGGGTAGCATCCGCCGGTCCTGGATCAAATATGGGTCGCAGGCGTGGCGGTATGTTGGGGTGATGCTGCTTGCTTCTCTGGCTTTTTTCCTTGTCGCTGCCATTTCAACCGGCCCGTTTTTTCTGAAAATGCTACGGGCCATGAGGGCCGAGGCGCTGCAGGGTTCCAATCCCAACCCTCTGCCATTGTTGGCCGCGATGCTTCCAGTTTTGGTAGTCCTTTTTTTGCTTGCACTCTGCTGGATGATTGTGGACACCGTCCTGCAGGATTTTGTGCTGCCGCCGATGGCCCTCGAAGACGCCCCGATTGGAGGAGCGTTTCGCAGATTTTTCCTGCTGCTGCAGGAAGGCCCAGCCATGTTTTTGGGATATCTGCTGGTGCGCTTCGTTCTGTCGATTGGCATAAGCTGGGTATTGCTTACTCTGGTAGGCATTGTGCTTCTGGTGGCCGGGGCAGGATGCGGTCTGGTCAGCCTGCTCCTTTATCGCACGATGTGGCATGGTGGGGTGGTGATGCAGTTTGGCTTTGTTCTTATCGTAGCAGTCCTGGCTGTAGTTTTGATTGCACTGTATCTGATGGCGATGGTCTCGATATACGGCACGGTAGGAGTCTTGAAGGAGTCCTATGCGGTGTTCTTCTATGGGTCCCGCTATGCAAGGCTGGGAGACCTGTTGGAACCTCCTGAGAAAGACAGAACGGATGTCCAGACAGTATTTCCTCAGGATCTTTCTGGTTCATTGCCGGAAGCGTCCCCGCCGGACGTAATCTAATCCGCAAAAAAGCACAGGCTGCGCATCTGCGCAGCCTTATGAGAAAGAACAGACCTTATGCGCGAGAATAAGATGCGATGGCGCTTGCCTCATCGTCTTTGATATCAAAGACGGTATACAGCTTGGTAATTTGCAGCAAGTCGTGGACTTTCTTGGTCAGATTCAGGAGCTTCAGCTCACCCCCCTGATTCCGGACAGTGGTGTAGGCGCTTACCAATTCGCCGATCCCCGAACTGTCAATATAGTTCACGTCGGCCAGATTCAACAGGATCTTTTTCTGGCCTTTACCCAGCAAATCACGAATGGCGTCACGCAACTGGACACTGCCTTCGCCAAGGGTAATACGGCCACTGAGATCAAGAATGGTTACACCGTCAACCTGACGGGTGCTCAACTTCATGCTCACGTAAAATTCCTCCTTAAGACTAACTGCCGGTATGGGCGGGCCCCAGATGTTTGATGAGCGTCAGCTCGGTTCCTGGATGCAATTGTTTGAAGTGTACCTCATCCATGAAAGAACGGATAAGAAAGATTCCGCGTCCCGACCCGCGCAGGAGATTTTCTGGTGCCAGGGGGTCAGGGAGCGTGCTGGGGTCCAATCCTTTTCCCTGGTCGGCAATACGGATGACCAAAGAGTCTCCTGTATTTTCAAAAGATGCAGTAATTCTCTTTTCGGGATCGTAGGAATTTCCATGGAGGACAGCGT from Pseudacidobacterium ailaaui includes these protein-coding regions:
- a CDS encoding tetratricopeptide repeat protein, with protein sequence MMLLRIRSAWRVVASSLLLGGAILVHADTVDTDPLNRDTKVREAFDRFYIMDYNGAISRFETIQGEHPTSPLTTDYLLYATLFKELFRLDLLDTTFYANDGFLTGRHTVVEDPQVRDQIKSLADKAVRQADIQLQSNQNDVNALFARGWAKSLEATYIAMVERSFGPALHLALSARSDHVRVLQLDPNYVDAKLVVGVYEYVVGALPLPFKLLIGIAGIHGSKATGMEMLRDAAARGIITSVESRTCMMLFLRREARYAEATQIAESLVSQYPRDFLFRLEVANLQKDAGLGPVAIASYRQVVDLAKKPGYFPATHLELVYFGLGDSLRGQKMYADAVEAYREGAFQPTTSPELKRRCLLAAGEVYDLMRDHARAKEQYQAVIDMGADTVQGQQAQKFMKTSYTGK
- a CDS encoding carbonic anhydrase yields the protein MEKLIAGYKKFRSEVYPEKQDLFQQLAQSQNPQALFLTCSDSRIVPDLVLQTGPGDLFHCRDVGNIVPPYGEMPGGVSATIEYAVSVLKVRHFIICGHSDCGAMKGLLNHRSLDSLPNAASWLRFSRPALETIEKTLGPEASYDQRLQTLIRANVVRQMEHARTHPSVAAALASGQLLLHGWTYDIPHGIVEAFHPESSQFLSLDQMPLPVHAK
- the murJ gene encoding murein biosynthesis integral membrane protein MurJ gives rise to the protein MTATTPSKTSSSKAAAVAVASGILFSRVIGLVRERVFAHYFGTSAAADAFRAAFRIPNFLQNLFGEGVLSASFIPVYARLRAEGRHEEASRLAEAIFALLFLVTSVLVGAGIFAAPWLIDAIAPGFHGETRLLTIRLVQLLFPGAALLVFSAWCLGILNSHRKFFLSYAAPVVWNLAIIAVLVWKGGNQTESRLAVTAAIGSVVGSGLQFLIQLPRVMRFLWPLRAHLQLGSEQVRAVTRSFTPVFFSRGVVQISAYVDSLLASFLPQGAVAVLSYAQTLSLLPVSLFGMAVSAAELPAMSSELGTEEEVASALRKRLAAGLQNISFFVVPSAVAFLALGDMIVSIIYRSGRFHGSDVTVVWRVLAGSAVGLLASTSGRLYSSAFYALRNTRTPLYFALIRVALTVALGYCCALPLPRMLGIDRLWGVAGLTFSAGIAGWVEFMLLRHALHRRIGTAPFSGVRLAKLWMAAALAAAIAYGVKQIFSAQRTLVLAAGVLVVYALCYLTLTMMLGVALPTRLKRLLRRE
- a CDS encoding 2,3,4,5-tetrahydropyridine-2,6-dicarboxylate N-succinyltransferase, which produces MQTNDLQKSIEEYFAAGAAAVGNSAAMAAFQQLCDCLENGTLRSAEPDPAAPTGWRVNAWVKRGILLGFRLGKLVASGEDLSFVDKHTYPVRRFTPEDGIRIVPGGSSVRSGAYLAKSVVCMPPMYINVGAYVDEGAMVDSHALVGSCAQIGKRVHLSAAAQIGGVLEPVNASPVILEDDVLIGGNCGVYEGTIVRRGAVLAAGTVLTRGTPVYDIVNETILRASGETPLIIPENAVVVPGARAVTKGKGRDWGLSIYTPVIVKYRDEKTELSLMLEDLLR
- the dapA gene encoding 4-hydroxy-tetrahydrodipicolinate synthase, with amino-acid sequence MDLKGCGTALVTPFRADGAIDEPALRALAAWQIESGINWLVACGTTAETPTLDEGEWLRVIHIVTDAAAGRVPVWAGCTHNATREAVRKAQAAAQIPGVSAILVANPYYNKPGQEGQYQHFKAIADAVSLPVILYNIPGRTGTNLEPATVLRLIENAPNIVGIKESSGNLPQITELLTQTPQHFHVYAGDDNMALGVIAVGGAGLVSVASHEIPGEMAQMVQAALQGDWDTARRINRTYYRLMQANFWETNPAPVKAILAMMGRIEEHCRLPIIPVTPATRSRLEKVASEAGLLIKAIP
- a CDS encoding carboxypeptidase-like regulatory domain-containing protein, with product MPVRWRTRLTLLALAFFGLTPMMLAQSDSSSISGTITDSAGAVVPHATITIRNEATSESRTAISNDAGFYTASNLPPGNYTIHIEAQGFQTFVQEHTHLDPSIGLRVDAALKIGSSSTTVNVVANANVVQTETAAVGQLVTRQQVQAIQLNGRNPIYLAQLEPGVRRGNSISAFGFGLDNPFNINGSNYRENGQIWDGAPMVRSRGNGTSVGVADVDSTSEMQILTAAYPAEYGRASGGLIRIVPRSGTSEFHGSLFEYLRNSFFNANTWVRKLPSNPENIRNHPSAFRFNQFGWNFSGPVYIPGLHFNEGRRKLFFLAGQEYLRYRHDDTVTRKVPTLLMRQGDFSELLNPSNIFYGKSIQLVDPNTGANYPNNLIPANERSSNGLGLLNAYPAPNVSNPSYNWIDAAIYPEDQRKDTLVVDYVPADNHHLRFSLLNYNYDSVSPHYGNFNRTPQVWHRPNQVAVVHYTWTINPSTVNDAYVSGSADHVRIGYDLSKGLYDRTKYGINYPYLFPAADKEIPNKIPTINIANFDTLDGGPYPSHSGGVVWDFGDSLTKVIGKHTWKFGFLYERESQNDFDQINVSSTTPGATNNQNGLFRFTDTHGGAPTSKAAVANAALGLFDTYGEIGIRSYTIYLSNMYEYFAQDTWRATPNLVIEYGVRHSIMLPYYAKWGNQTFFSPAVYDPATAPTVNPTTGFVSGSNLMDGIVIPGSGFPDSAKGHVPDNILNNSYYKTLFHGFDRGYNPVVWTNIQPRVGITYSLDPRTVLRAGGGRYFDRLGVSDTVHLGGNPPFQPSGTVSFGSVDNPGGIGTNNYPINMTSYAYHFPSPEAWSWTLTAEHEFSEVGVFTLGYVGRRGLHLQHLENINQLLPGTLIRTPVSKPDVLRTYQGYSVIQQQTNDGKSIYHALQADLRRRVTHGLMFGIAYTWSKSMDSTSDAGNNIPNYYDPMEFWGPSDYDTRNIVVINYVWNIPFANSSSSWAIRNVFGRWQISGTSQFQSGSPLSVSTGDDFAGVGPGSGNQLWVRTGPVQMLKQSSPNNSRNAYWFNKQIFQKPAAGTFAPRETRNQIYGPGFQSWNIAMQKAFPVIPSHENNQLIFRAEAFNFTNHPNLSNPDTNPTSSTFGKVTTKGSTYASDRQLQFSLRYQF
- a CDS encoding DUF7544 domain-containing protein, yielding MKILSPTEAVGPAFRRTREVMASPFHLGFFLKIAVVAALTQPAFYSVMVSYPLQAVQVVAGSMAARHPLRSGFNAAWQPGMSTVTGVVLLAVLLLLGLFFWAAVVYLFCRLRFTLFDLIVYKQGSIRRSWIKYGSQAWRYVGVMLLASLAFFLVAAISTGPFFLKMLRAMRAEALQGSNPNPLPLLAAMLPVLVVLFLLALCWMIVDTVLQDFVLPPMALEDAPIGGAFRRFFLLLQEGPAMFLGYLLVRFVLSIGISWVLLTLVGIVLLVAGAGCGLVSLLLYRTMWHGGVVMQFGFVLIVAVLAVVLIALYLMAMVSIYGTVGVLKESYAVFFYGSRYARLGDLLEPPEKDRTDVQTVFPQDLSGSLPEASPPDVI
- a CDS encoding STAS domain-containing protein — translated: MSMKLSTRQVDGVTILDLSGRITLGEGSVQLRDAIRDLLGKGQKKILLNLADVNYIDSSGIGELVSAYTTVRNQGGELKLLNLTKKVHDLLQITKLYTVFDIKDDEASAIASYSRA
- a CDS encoding ATP-binding protein; this translates as MTGSKASRITYTLESSLDSVNRVEQTAEQMAKKAGMEEDEVFRVAMAVREAAVNAVLHGNSYDPEKRITASFENTGDSLVIRIADQGKGLDPSTLPDPLAPENLLRGSGRGIFLIRSFMDEVHFKQLHPGTELTLIKHLGPAHTGS